The nucleotide sequence tagctatccgtgatggactctctagaatgccatcattatttatctctatgcgtttgagctgtgcatttgtagatgggtgTGGGAGTTAAGctagtcactactaggaaaagggctatagatgatatggacactaatggcgcaccagacatgtggtgcaccactgctatatagcaatggcgcaccagatatgggtgcgccattagtggccatattactaatggcgcacttagtgtgtggtgcgccattagtagttttgtcctggccccacacccctccccagacttaccaatggcgcaccagggggaaagtgcgccattactagttttaactagtaatggcgcaccagtaagagatgcgccattgctatctatacgtatggcgcaccccctaccggtgcgccattgctatcaccccttatcccctccctctagtcacgttctctcccctccccttcctcctgaCACAGCCACCCGCCTCTCCTCCGGCTCTGACCCAACGCTGCCGCCGATCTCCTCTTCCGCATCACCTCTCCGACGGCCTCCTCTCCCCATCCACGCCGCGCCGGCGACCTCCCTATCCTCTCCTCTGTCTGCCTGGTCGGGCCAAGACCCTAGCCCGATGCCATGGCGACCATGGCAGCAGGAGGAGCCCGGTCATGGCGGCCTCCTCTCCCTGCAGCGCTGCCGCACAtcaccttctcttctcttctctcctcttctctcccagtagaggagaggaggggagggaagGGAAGGCCTTCTCCGGCGAGCTTCCAGGGAGGTGAGGagcgcccagatccagatccacggCGCATCATCCCATCGTCGACCTGAGCCGCGACCATCCATCCAGGGCCGATAGAAGCCAGGACGGAGATGCCAGAAACCCTAGCCTAGCCTAGCCATGGAGGTACGACGCCTCAACCTCCGGGCGACAGACGACGGCTGCAGGCCATCTCCGGTGACGGATCTCCGACCCCGACCATGGTGCGTGTGGCTGCAGGCCATCTTATTCATCTCCCCTCCCGTCCCCTCATTGGTTCGTTTTATGTGCAGGGCAGGCTGCTACTGCTGGAGGCGCATGTCGCCTGCCTCTGCGTCACCACCCCCATCGACCAGCTCCCCCGCATCGACGCGCAGATCGccgcgcgctccccgccgcccgtgccccccgccgccgcgcccgccggcggcgaggagctcgacCTCTTCATGGTGAGCTGCTACCACCACCAGGCCTCCTCGCCTCACGCTCACGCCGCGTACGGACGCCCCGCGCCGGCTGGGCCGGGCTGCCCCGCGCGTGCTCTATGTTATGTGTAGTAGATTGAAgcggcgtgcgtgcgtgtgtggttCGAAAATTTGGGGATTGGATGGGATTTGGCGATGAAATTGCCCCGCTCGTGTTGGGACTGGGATTGGGATTTCAAACAGGCTAAGCCAGGTTACCTTTTTCTTCCAACGCACACAACATGTTTGATTGGTTGCGCACGAGCTCACATGGGATTATTAGCACTCGCTAACCTCCGCCGGTGGATTTGGTTAAAGTTAGCTTCTTCAACTATGAGTATTATGCTAGTTCATCCCTTGATTGCTACCCATCCCACCTCCAAATAATTTACTGCGTGCTCTAGGCTCTAGATGTGAGCAACTTTGTTTCCTCAACCACAAGCGCCTCacctctgtgatagagacaaaagcaaaccCCAAAACACAACTACAAGTGTCCCTTTTCTAGGCAAGCAGGGGCTCCTTCCTTTGCCTGGAAATGGCAATTCTCCTTGTGTAAAGGTTATTATTGACCACTTGCCTTTTTCTCTATATATGTGTTCTAAAGGTTCTGTTTTCCTTGTTGCAGACACACTATGTGCTGCTCCTCTGTTCCTTCAAGGAACAGCTCCAGCAGCATGTGCGCGTCCACGCCATGGAGGCGGTGATGGCCTGCTGGGAGCTCgagcaaactctgcagagtcttacAGGTACCATACATCATCTTAACTTCATCAGTTCAGCAGCAAGATAAGTGCTTCTTAAATTCTCTAGGAAGAGGGTTTTACAATCTCTACACTACATGCTTATTAAGAGGTTGATAGTCACAGCAAGTATCATGCTACATGAGGGGCGCCGTTTCATAGGATCTCAACCACAGGGGAATTCTTTTTTAAAAGAAGGGATCCATTGCTTCTGCTCTCTGCATCCAGCGAGTACAAACATAACACAAATACTACCTCTGTACCAGAATATaagaactgcaaaaacgtcttatattttgttTTTCAACTCAACTAGAAAGAGCTCGATGACTGGCCATTTTCCTGTATTATTGCGCGTTGTGACAGAAAATATAGGTCATAATTCACACCCTTGTAGGTCCTATGAGATACTAGGTCCACCTTTATAGTAGTACCGGTTCCTTCTTATATATTATTATTAGTTACAAGAGTTGCAGACTTTGAGCTGTTGGACCTGGCTTCAAAGCTGTACCTTTTGAGATTTCAGTTCGGTGTATGTGGCAGTTATTCATGAACCTTGTGTTGCACCAACCATGCAACTGAACTGACAATACCTTGCGTTCATAATCTTAGCTAAGCTGTCCTGATAAAGTCTCTCTTAATATGTCTACTGCAATTAGCTTCCACACGGAACAGTCACGGACTATATAATCGGGAACCATCACACAAGGGTTACCCTTTCAGATACTTTATGTTGCTTGTCAAAATGACATATAATCCATATAGGAAAAGAAGCCCCTTGCGTAGTGCAAAAAAAGTGTTGCATATTGAATAATGCTTCATCGTCAAAATGAACTGACATGGCTACAAAATTTCTAGTGGAATTGTACTTTACTTGAATTTAATTCATGGATATTGATTGTCTGCATATAGTACTGTTTTTAGTTCCTTTTGCTATGTCACATTTTCCACCATTCTGCCTATAGGCATCACGAGGCACACACCTATGAGAAAACCATGCCAATATCCAGTCACACTGGAAACTGGTGTCGCTGTGAAAACCAAAGGGAgtgatttttcttttttttgttgacAATAGAACTTTGCATAATCTATTTGTATGTGTAATCATCAATCAGTTTACGATGAGAGGCATATGCTTGAACATGGAAGTTTGCCTTCAGATAATAATGAGAATTGTGTCAGAAAAAAAAATAGAGCAAGATTAAGCCTGGATAGGCTTAGTTATATATTGTACTGAAAAAAACTAGAGCAAGAATAAGTACCTGCCAAGGCAAGACGCAATATAAATGTGACCAGGATAAGTTGGAGATTGGCCAGTTCTGAGTTTTGCTAATATCGATTCTTCCTATAGGGGCATCTCCTGGTGAAGGCACCGGGGCAACTATGTCCGATGACGAAGACAATCCGGTCGACAGTGAGAGCAACATGTTTGACGGGAATGATGTGTCAGATGGCATGGGCTTCGGAATGCTAACCGAGGGTGAGAGATCCTTGGTCGAGCGCGTGAGGCAAGAGCTGAAGCATGAGCTTAAACAGGTAAAACTCGATGCCTTCCATTCTGTCAGCTGCCACTATGTTGGTGTCCAAACTGAACTGTAAACAAAATTATTTTCCTGACTTTGCAGGGGTATAGAGAAAAGCTTGTGGACATCAGGGAGGAGATACTGCGGAAGCGAAGAGCCGGAAAGCTCCCAGGGGACACGGCGTCTACCCTGAAAGCTTGGTGGCAAGCCCACGCCAAATGGCCGTACCCTACTGTATGTGACAGACATCCCGCATATACCGTCATCGCCAGCAACTTTGTCACCATTTTACATGCAATTCTTGTTGTGCTACTGATGAGCATCGCTGGTGGGTATTGCTAGGAGGAGGACAAGGCGCGGCTGGTGCAGGAGATGGGGCTGCAGCTGACGCAGATCAACAACTGGTTCATCAACCAGCGCAAGCAGAACTGGCACAGCAACCCTACCTCGTCCTCGTCAGACAAGAGCAAGAGAAAAAGGTACGGCGATCGGCCCAAAAACAATCCTTTCATCACATGCTTGAAATCGCTCAGGTTTTCATTCCCTCTCTTTCATTCTCAAAAAAAAGGAACAATGCAGGTGAGGGCAACGCCGAGCAGTCCTGGTAGGGTGGGTGCGGTCGGtcggagagcgaagaacaaagaaCGAATGCCCCATATATGTACATAGCGCTTCCATCTTGTCGATGATTAGTGTTGAACCTCATATGTCCTCTgcaattcatttccattataatcttactcatacaatattcacaccatgtaattcCGGAAAagacagtattgacatgttataaaaaATGACAatattgacatgttataaatagtttgtttgtatttctgtttattttgttacattttgcagggataaagtgaagaaaaagaagaaaagattactagaagattagttttaggattttcttttatttccttgcaattttccttttattggatacttgtaaagacattgtaatattcttactataataaaaaatatgattctatttcattttttgtttttaaattattttccttataggttgttttctgtaaaattggattttttttgttttccaaatacattactagtggcgcatttaagcccttattagtggcgcaccttcctttattactagtgacgcacctataaggttattagtggcgcacctagaGGGAATATCAGTGGAGCACcgaatggtatactaatggcgcacctaaattactaatggcgtgctagtaatggcgcaccactgatgcgccattaatggccatattaggtgcgccattagtaggggtttttctagtagtgagtagggcagtggcctgggtccagagtagtagaagtagcaccaaaacattttttgagtgtagacttttccttgctcaagcctgcctactagaatcgccagtgcttgaaaggaaaagtgaagaataacataggaattggaaagtttcctatggtactactattcatgcatttggttcaaaggaatggagcaaaggaaaactgtaggatttgttcctttagtgtctccttgaaagaaaaaccataggaattttaatatccacttgtcctccttttcaaattcctattcatgaagcacaagactaagagatagtagcataataacattataattgtacattttcttgtgctttgacttaatctcaccatgcttctttgcatacagtcatcttccaattcttgtcaaccaaacacccagattggcagaaatcatgtgtttttaaattctctgttttgcacgtgcattcctatcctattcccgtGCATTTcatatccctgcatttttagaatcctcaaattcaaacaagcccttacacaattacttctgttatacatatgtgtcaaagaaaaccttgtgtagtttgtcccgctcctgctgcactgttccaccccagctcagctgctccaacgatgaaagggTTCACTACAGCAGGGATCCGCCCTTcggactatctttcgccgcctcatatcTTCTTCACCGCCGCtagcagccacaacaactgcattaccatcatcaactgagcatatgaccttgaggactacatgggtccgtaagagaggtcgcactctttcgtgtctgcttacgttatgcatcgcttaatattacatgctactttatcgttctgTTCACCAATTatactctgagtcagctccaaactgatgctcaaacttgagtttttaaatggttgtggggtacaaaACGAGTCTGCAATCAagagtatctatctactatctggttaatatctggtgtctactatgagtttcatgttgggtgggaaacaaacagtaaagaagccattatctgtatttctTAACTGAAgtcattatctgcctgctatcactggttttgggtctatccacaggttgctaccatcactctggatttctgcatgcactccttacataatctcactatgttttattcctatgcatgtcagttattgtacacaatggaactgaacatgtagagcaaaagagacgagccttgcgtggcaataaaatttcatgcagacgtcgctccatggtgggcgcaaaggcagcccctctccacccatttcggattgtaatcaagacaaagataactgttctgagggggattcggaaggagaagaccacttctatttaccccttgaggtcttcgctctaacttggcatgctgatctTGGTAatgtcatgcatatggtgccttccattgcttactttatacatcaaatatgtcatctgatttgtttagacatgctttgtgtgaatgccatctgtttagtttctttatcatacatgtgaattatgcaacgccatcttgtttagccaggcatcatatatgtgaattttacaatgccatcctacttagccagtcatcttatatgtgaattatatcatgtcatcctttttttcattacttattacatttgtcaacaatgttagtacattcaactactcttcgtgtgcattagccatttgacacggggatggaaaattctggagtgaaaacaaggtcttcagaggaggattcagagatagatgaccagttctatcccccccccccgaggtgtatgctctaacttggcagggttatgttgctcatatcgtgtgtatggtgtcttgcatttctatgtcattttcttagtttagacatgctttgtgtgaatgccacctgtttagtgtctaattaccatatatgtgaattatgcaatgccatcttgttgcaagacattatatatttgaattatgcaatgctatcttgttgcaaggaattatatatgtgaattatgcaatgccatgttgtttagtcaatcatcatatatgtgaattatatcatgttatcctttttttgtatta is from Triticum aestivum cultivar Chinese Spring chromosome 1B, IWGSC CS RefSeq v2.1, whole genome shotgun sequence and encodes:
- the LOC123114519 gene encoding homeobox protein knotted-1-like 11 isoform X2, whose translation is MEVRRLNLRATDDGCRPSPVTDLRPRPWLLLLEAHVACLCVTTPIDQLPRIDAQIAARSPPPVPPAAAPAGGEELDLFMTHYVLLLCSFKEQLQQHVRVHAMEAVMACWELEQTLQSLTGASPGEGTGATMSDDEDNPVDSESNMFDGNDVSDGMGFGMLTEGERSLVERVRQELKHELKQGYREKLVDIREEILRKRRAGKLPGDTASTLKAWWQAHAKWPYPTEEDKARLVQEMGLQLTQINNWFINQRKQNWHSNPTSSSSDKSKRKR
- the LOC123114519 gene encoding homeobox protein knotted-1-like 11 isoform X1, with the protein product MEVRRLNLRATDDGCRPSPVTDLRPRPWLLLLEAHVACLCVTTPIDQLPRIDAQIAARSPPPVPPAAAPAGGEELDLFMTHYVLLLCSFKEQLQQHVRVHAMEAVMACWELEQTLQSLTGASPGEGTGATMSDDEDNPVDSESNMFDGNDVSDGMGFGMLTEGERSLVERVRQELKHELKQGYREKLVDIREEILRKRRAGKLPGDTASTLKAWWQAHAKWPYPTEEDKARLVQEMGLQLTQINNWFINQRKQNWHSNPTSSSSDKSKRKRNNAGEGNAEQSW
- the LOC123114519 gene encoding homeobox protein knotted-1-like 11 isoform X3: MGRLLLLEAHVACLCVTTPIDQLPRIDAQIAARSPPPVPPAAAPAGGEELDLFMTHYVLLLCSFKEQLQQHVRVHAMEAVMACWELEQTLQSLTGASPGEGTGATMSDDEDNPVDSESNMFDGNDVSDGMGFGMLTEGERSLVERVRQELKHELKQGYREKLVDIREEILRKRRAGKLPGDTASTLKAWWQAHAKWPYPTEEDKARLVQEMGLQLTQINNWFINQRKQNWHSNPTSSSSDKSKRKRNNAGEGNAEQSW